The following DNA comes from Neoarius graeffei isolate fNeoGra1 chromosome 25, fNeoGra1.pri, whole genome shotgun sequence.
AGTTTGCCTCTTTCCAATGCCACCTCCCCGGAGATCAATCCACCTCTCTGCTTACATCTATAGCTATTTTGCGAATTAAAGGGAAATGATCACTTCCTATAGAGGAATGCTCCCATATATCCCACTCACTTAACCCAGCTAATGTACTGGATACACATACCATATAAGATCAAGTGCTGATAGTGCTCCAGTTCTAACATTCACTCTGGTGCCTCGCCCATCATTTAGACATATAAGTGATTCAATATCCATGAACTCCTCTACAACTTCCCCATTCTTATTAGTGGTATCGCTACCACACAGAGaattatgtgtgtatatatatatatatatatatatatatatatatatgagtgggcggcacggtggtgtagtggttagcgctgtcgcctcacagcaagaaggtcctgggttcgagccccgtggccggcgaagggcctttctgtgcggagtttgcatattctccccgtgtccacgtgggtttcctccgggtgctccggtttcccccacagtccaaagacatgcaggttaggttaactggtgactctaaattgagcgtaggtgtgaatgtgagtgtgaatggttgtctgtgtctatgtgtcagccctgtgatgacctggcgacttgtccagggtgtaccccgcctttcacccgtagtcagctgggataggctccagcttgcttgtgaccctgtagaagcataaagcagctagagataatgagatgagatgagatatatatgagtgtttagtctatgtctagttcatatctagagtgtttatactgtttatattgtctgagtgtttagtctgtgtgtagttcttatctagtgtttacactgtttatattgtttgggttttttttcaattattctatttttatttattgcattgcctgtttgcaccgtgggtcagagaggactgatatttcatctgtgctgtatgtcgagcatgtgtagcatatttgacaataaagttgacttgacttgactaatttaATAATGATCAGCTCATAACTGTTGTATCCTGTTATCGCCACTAGGGGCGGTGATGCGTCTAAACCGTGATACTTGTTACATCTCAAACCAAGAggaagaagacgaagaagaagcCGACAATAGCGACAAATTAGTATATAAACGTATACAAGGGATTGAGGTGAGAGTCTGTATTAAATTATTAGAAATTTCAatacctttcttaaaaagagcatGAGAACATTAATGAATGTAGTTACTGGTGAGTTTGCTAGTCAGCTAAATTACCAAAATAGCTGCTATAATACCATTCGGGACACGAGCTAACTAGCTTGAAGCTAACATCAACAATAACTAGCTTTAGCGATAATCTGAGGTCGCATTAGAATGGGCAGTACACATACATGGTTTATTTTCCAGGTGCAAAAATGATGCATTGTTTTCACTGCAAACATCATGGCTGATGTTTAATcttgctgtcacccctcccccatacTAACCCTACTTTCTACCTAGATCACCAGCACTAGTTCTCTTCACCAAGTTAAATGAATAATCAGTACTTTTAAGTCAAGGTGATTGAAGGTGTGTTGTTGTGCTCCTGAAAGACATTTCACTACTGATCTCAGATCTATGACAAAACCATCAAGATGACACCATATGTCCAGTCTTgatttactattactactactaccagACATTCAAGATGtactaataagttcaatttatatagcgcctttcacaaacccaaggacgctttacaaaaaaagttaccaccaaaaaaaaaaaaaactaggaagaatagtgtgaggtaaagagaaaagttttcaagttggctttgaaggaagagagtgtggaacagtcacgaagtgattgtggtaacgagttccaaagtttaggagcagcaatactaaatgatctgccacccatagatgccaatgTAAAACGAGGAACagtcagaagatctgagggagcgggagggacagtacaaatgaattagctcacagagataggaaggagtgATGTGTGATTAATGGAAGATTGTCTTCTCAGATGAGGCAGCGAGTCTTCACTGGGGTTGTGACACAGCTCCAGGACCGCCATGGGACTGTAGACCGGGATGTACGCTTTGCAATGAGGTCTGAGTCAATCTCTAAACACTTTGCAGTAAAGATTGTATTGTGATGGTTACGTGCTCACGCTGGACTTTTTGTTTCTGTAGTGTTGTAGTAGGCAGAGCGCCCTTGGTTGGCGAGAAAGTGCTGGTGAAGGCGGTGCAGGATCCTTCGCAGTCTGTCAAGTGGACAGCACAAAGAGTTCAGGTGCTCAATGGCCAGGTAAGCTGCCAAGCCAAGCCATACTTGTACTGCTTGCGTCTGATTTTCCGCACAAATATTAACTTGATTTCAATTTTCCCATGTTCTCCAACAAGCCATTTAAGTCTCCTCCGCCGCTTCTGCACTCCacgacaccaaacctgacgccgaGCATTTTGGGAAACAAGCGTCAACCACTGCTGAAGTCACCTAAAATACCACCACTGATTCCAGGCATGCAGCCGAATCCAGGTAAACTAGACTAGACTAGtgtacagattgtatacaaacgtATTGTCATGTATAAATACGTACAGAATGATTTTCTTCTCAGGTGGCATGCTACAGCTGCCCCACCATCAGAAGCTGCCGTGGCCTGCTCCCTGGGGTGTGGGAAGCCGGAAGAGACACAATGAGGTCGTGGCTAGCCGGAGAGGCCGACACTGGTGAGTAGTAACAAATTAGAAATTGACATTAGTGTAGTTATTTCCCAGGACTCTTTCATTACtcctctgcatgcacaattttcacaccacggccagcgagcatctcatctcatctcattatctctagccgctttatccttctacagggtcgcaggcaagctggagcctatcccagctgactacgggcgaaaggcggggtacaccctggacaagtcgccaggtcatcacagggctgacacatagacacagagaaccattcacacctacggtcaatttagagtcaccagttaacctaacatgcatgtctttggactgtggggtaaaccggagcacccggaggaaacccacgcggacacggggagaacatgcaaactccacacagaaaggccctcgccggacccggggttcgaacccaggaccttcttgctgtgaggcgacagcgctaaccactacaccaccgtgcctccccccagcgagcatctgatatgcctaattaTACAGGAAAAGATTAAACATTTCAGTTTCAGTTAACCGGGCCTGACTCAGTTAAAACTGGTTTACAGCAAGTTCCTGTTTTGTAGCACATAAAGGACAAACCACATCATAATACAGTCAAGACAAAATCATGttgacaatacaaaaaaaaaaaatacacacagctACGTACATAGACATTGAAAGGGGAGATGACTgaagcaatatttaaaaaaaaaaaaaaaaccttaccagTATGAGAAATAGATCAATGATTGCAGGTGTAACTGTCAAACAGAAAGTTTGTATGCCTTTTTAAAATGTATGATGCATGATGGTGTTCTAATGTGATAGGGGCTCTCATTCCAGATTTTGGTGTATGTATGAAAAAATGATCTCTGACCATAGCTGTTTTTATAAACAGGTACTGAAAGAAGTGCGTGCGTTACTGATTGAGTAATGCGCCTCTGCTGTATGTTGTGTGTTGGAAGAAAAGCAGCAAGTGTTGGTGAGGGACAGTCGGTTTGAatctgaaaataaaatgtaatcgcATGGCTGTGTATCTAGTTCTGAAAAGTCATGGCATTTGAATGTGCAAGTGCAGCGCAGTGATGAGTCCAACTAGGAAGTTTACGGTGGATCTTGTACGCTCTATTGTATAGTCTTGCTATTGTTTCAGTAATTTCCTTTGTGCGAAGAGACCAAATTGGAAGAGAGTAGGATATTACTGAAAGAATAATTGCATGAAAGTAAATTTCAGAAACCGAGATTGACAGATATGGTCTGATCTTGTTATAAACATATACAATTTCTGATTAAGCTTCTTTGTTAGCTTGTGAATGTGCTCTCGATAAGTGAGCCGTGACTCAAGGAGCACGCCAAGATATTTTATAGGTTTTTGTGGTGGTAAGAGTTTGATTTGGAAAAAATGAGAGGATCAGAAAAGGATAAGCATTTCTTACGTGAGTGGAAATGCATGCATTCAGTTTTCTTAACGTTGGTGGTGAAATGATTAGTTTTCAACCAGACGTGCAGATAGTAAAGGTCAGAAGATAATTTAGAATTTATGACGGCAGGATCAGAGTCTGAGAGAAAAATGACAGTATCATCAACATACTgaatatttaaaggaacagtccaccgtacttccataatgaaatatgctcttatctgaattgagacgagctgctccgtacctctccgagctttgcgcgacctcccagtcagtcagacgcgctgtcactcctgttagcaatgtagctaggctcagtatggccaacggtattttttggggctgtagttagatgcgaccaaactcttccgcgtttttcctgtttacataggtttacagtatatgaccagtgacatgaaacaagttcagttacacaaattgaaacgtggcgattttctatgctatggaaagtccgcactataatgacaggcgtactaacaccttctgcgcgcttcagcagcgcattgatatctgagctccgtatcaatgcgctgccgaagcgcgcagaaggtgttagtacgcctgtcattatagtgcggactttccatagcatagaaaatcgccacgtttcaatttgtgtaactgaacttgtttcatgtcactggtcatatactgtaaacctatgtaaacaggaaaaacgcggaagagtttggtcgcatctaactacagccccaaaaaataccgttggccatactgagcctagctacattgctaacagagtGACaacgtgtctgactgactgggaggtcgcgcaaagcttggacaggtacggagcagctcgtctcaattcagataagagcatatttcattatggaagtacggtggactgttcctttaaacagatGAGATCATTAATATTCAAAAGAAAAAGTAGGGGACCAAGAATGCTGCCTTGTGGAATTCATACAAACTTGCACATTTCTTCACTCAGCCAATTACAAGTGCCCTCCCCAGATTAACTGGCATATCAACTCATGTTGCATGTACAGTATGAACATTTCAACACCATTTTTGTCTTCTGAAAGAAACTAATTTCCTTCAAGTCGAATGCTTTTTCTTTTCACGCAGTTTATACCACTGACAGGTTGTGTGTTTTCTCAGCATGCAAATCAGAAACATGGCGACAAACATCTCTTCATTTCAGTGTTTATTGTTTGATTTAGGGAGGAAGCTGGCGGCTCTTGGGGAGGCGACAACGCGCACCAGAAGAGACGACGATGGAAAGCCCCGTCTGAGGAGGAAACATCCAAAAAGAGCACCTCTCAACCCAGCACAAGCACTCCTTTCTTCTCCTTTTTCTCAAGAGACAGGTGGGTCTGCTTGCACCAAAACAGTGTAAGGTCGGTTAAAGGACACTGTATCATGGTATCCTTTTTTATTTCCCTTTTTCAGTCAGGCCTGTGATAATGTGGAGCTGCAGAGGCGCTACCCACACCTCCACTCTCCTCTGTCACTCTTTCACGTGCAGCTTTGCTGGCCTGAGAGCTTCCCTTCCAGCCAGCCACTTCCTCTCGCAGGGCCCTGTCACTTCCACGTAGGCTCGCAACTACCTAGGACAGCACTTATTCCATCTCCAGACTCCACAGACGACGCCATCTTCTCTGTGAAGGTAATGTCGTGAGGATTCACAGGCCTCCAGGTGGTTGTCCATCTAATCCCAGGTTtacaatgtagttttttttttttaatcccccccAAACTTTACTATAGGAATCACCCtgtctgtccatgtgtcttgtaagtGCAGCTCCTCCTGaacggtttgatggattttgatgaaactttacacagttgcagtataccgcatgaaggaaaataatcccaGTCCGATGTTTCAAACGGGAGATAATTcaacttatttttttcgcggtccaaattccGCGCTctaattggctggcgagcaggtctgtatcctatggtacggacctcggttatggacctctggcgacttgcttgttcacaacaacaaacatggtagcattttttgtcaacatttatctttttttataagatttatttataagattatcaaaaatcttatacatttttgccagcatttctcaggagaatagcattaattttacagcatggatagcgataacgacagtgttcacagcgaaagcgagttttactaccctgaggaagaagaaataagagaaaacatttcaggagaaagctaaaaacctgtaatatgctagcactgagcaaaaacatggctgaatcctgaatgactcttatttgtataaataggggactacataggcggcaaaatgtagttttttttcctgccatggaagtgcacttgtataccgaggaggaagccatttgcattacagccgtgaatgaggattcaaaatagcattaattttacagcatggatagcgataacgacagtgttcacagtgaaagcgagtttttctaccctgaggaagaagaaataaaagaaaacattttaggagaaagctaaaaacctgtaacttgctaacagtttgatctcattagttaatgaggcccattttggaccatgttatcctaatacataatattacgttaggtaaaaactttaaaccagtacaatctcttcaaagtttcaccaaatggctttacttATGCAATAtaaaaaggtcataatactgtataacgttGGTCGAGCAaacacagagcaaaaacatggctgaatcctgaatgactcaattttgtataaataggggactacataggtggcaaaatgtagtttttttcctgccatggaagtgcacttgtataccgaggaggaagcaatttgcattacagccgtgaatgaggattcaaaatggcggctcggctcgttttctgttagaatttggtaaagaaaaaaaataaatatattatttaccagcttaaggtcggtccgtattgtgaaataccgtgacttcagccttgaatactgacctcagcccagagggccttgctcaatactttcaagacctcggtcacggtatttcacaatacagacttcccagctggtaaataacatatatttattcccTTACATATGGCAATATATGATGACCGGCTCGTAAGCGGGAGGTATTCTatagtgagtttactcacagttctagggtttgtttgttttttgtcacaAAACAATATGTAAGAACTCTTATTGGCTAAATTAGCGCCATTACAACCAAAGACACCGAGTGATGAAGTAATTCTGGTAGTGTCACTACATGAAACAAAATATTTGTGTTTGAACAAGAGATCTTTTGAAATCCTAAACAAATTACTcccattaattaataaaaaagttTCCAGCTTGCATACTTGGCTCCTCATACAGTGAGCAAGGCAACTTCGTCGTCGTACAGTCTGAAACAGAACACGCGTTATCTATGGCATGCCATTGAAgtcagaattaaataaatacatcaCTACATGAGTAAATGAATATGCCTACGGAAGAAACAAATGAGACGGTTATATAAATAATCGTAAATATAATATATGAATGAGTCAGTTCAAGAAATAAATCAATAGgtttttatttcaaaatgatGTTTTTCAAATAACTACTTTTATTTATTCCAGGGGATTATTATTTCATAATTCCACATTTATTTCCATCTGTtttattcaaatgaatggagcatGGTTATCTCACAGATTCAGACCAAAGCAACGGCACTGAACGTATGAGAAGGCCATAAAAATTTCTGTCAGCTGGAAGGACACCAGGCGACGTGGTGTCCGtgcgtgtgtttgtttgttgactTAAATGGCCTTCCATAGTTCTCACAGTCTGCTATAGAATTCAGCCAAGATTTTACCAGGATTGTTTTGTGCATCGTGACAAGTAATAACTGAAAACACTGCTCTCAtcacacagtgtaaaacaggatatAATCAGGAGGAAGAATGTGTCACCAAAATACTGCTAAATATGCTTACCTAGTCATttacagtagttttttttttttttccttgctgtTGCAGGTGCTGTTACTGTCCATGCCTGGCGTTGAGGACTTCTACACTCAGTGTTGTAACTATGCAGAAGACACGAAGGCGCATGGAGATGCCGTCCACCCTACAGCACTGTTCAAGGTTAGcacgttctgttctgttctgttgttTTTTGTCTTGTCAGATCCCTTGAGTCACTTTCAAACCTTTTACAGTCTTTGAGTCGTCTCATAAACAAGAGATGGATGTAACTgaactagggatcgaccgatttgtttttttcagggccgataccgattattatggaattgggatgccgataaccgatatgtgcaaccgataaatgtaaacattatctcatctcatctcattatctctagccgctttatccttctacagggtcgcaggcaagctggagcctatcccagctgactacgggcgaaaggcggggtacaccctggacaagtcgccaggtcatcacagggccgacacatagacacagacaaccattcacactcacattcacacctacggtcaatttagagtcaccagttaacctaacctgcatgtctttggactgtgggggaaaccggagcacccggaggaaacccacgcggacacggggagaacatgcaaactccgcacagaaaggccctcgccggccacggggctcgaacccgaaccttcttgctgtgaggcgacagcgctaaccaccaccgtgccaccctgaaatgtatttttaattgtaaaattgaacatgaaattttgtgcagggagatgccagcagcatttgtacaataaagtcaaacattagttagaataaaatgagaaataaaataataataataaatattcaccaataaaaaaataaatcactccctactatattacagctcaccattttcagtggaaaataaatgaaaatacactctggattctggatagagaaagtgagaacggagtgttaaaagctctggttaaaaggagcggctgctcctttaaaggaacagtccaccgtatttccataatgaaatatgctcttacctgaattgagacaagctgctccgtacctatccgagctttgcgcgacctcccagtcagtcagacgcagtccgacgcgctgtcactcctgttagcaatgtagctaggctcagtatggccaacggtattttttggggctgtagttagatgcgaccaaactcttccgcgtttttcctgtttacataggtttatatgaccagtgacatgaaacaaagatcagttacacaaattgaaacgtagcgattttctatgctatggaaagtccgcactataatgacaggcgtactaacaccttctgcgcgcttcggcagcgcattgatatctgagctccgtatcaatgcgctgccgaagcgcgcagaaggtgttagtacgcctgtcattatagtgcgtactttccatagcatagaaaatcgctacgtttcaatttttttaactgaacttttttcatatcactggtcatataaacctatgtaaacaggaaaaacgtggaagagtttggtcacatctaactacagccccaaaaaataccgttggccatactgagcctagctacattgctaacaggagtgacagcgcatcggactgcgtctgactgactgggaggtcgcgcaaagctcggataggtacggagcagctcgtctcaattcaggtaagagcatatttcattatggaaatacggtggactgctcctttaagagtatatcgctttccgaatcagaagcgctagcgaggagaatcacttacgcaagaattataaatactagtggagtacattacagcgcaatgtgaagtagcataagaacatttaagtcaagagtttaattgatgtatttcattcattagcgtttatccaagcaagtgtgcatccacgacacaattaattactgagcccacaacaagcgtcctgacaaactccctacagtattacacagcctgctagcaccatatcacacttggcttgtttaaatgttcaaatagcgctttataaagttacccaacatatacaagtgcaatgcgctttttgagcacgagtcacgtcatgaagtttactcatcaccataacaaatagccagtaggcttgcgctagcctacagaacacaaacactacgttttatttcgtcttcccttgaccacctctctgtatggctgtcattctactgttcgagtagaactactgacacattcacaacatttccagacggggatttaaaaatgactgcagcctacattatgctggggactgcttactatggacaacattacatgtagtttcagcgagactagttggttgtaggctaattcaagtgcttccttccgtaagctaagtttgcctggctacacagatgcaaatggacaattttaacgagtagtagatgaagaatgtaaacatataatgatgttgtgcttttgcaacttgtgtgtttgtgacttattgcggcaaaagcagcgtgtccttaccttgaagtgggatctgcttctgcccgtacggccgccttgaaacagttcacagcgtttagctacgcgtgttgattggctgtatcccttgtgccgcatcccttgtgccgcttctgcccgagtgcccgtacggccgccttgaaacagttcacagcgtttagctacgcgtgttgattggctgtatcccttgtgccgcatcccttgtgccgcttctgcccgagtgcccgtacagccgccttgaaacagttcacagcgtttagctacgcgtgttgattggctgtatcccttgtgccacatcccttgtgccgcttctgcccgagtgcccgtacggccgccttgaaacagttcacagcgtttagctacacgtgtcgattggctatatttcttgtgccaaacaaatcagatgttgtggcgggcgggaccgtgttcttgaactcggagaggcgagtacaggaaaggacgtgcagtgaccgtcgcgttaggaacgaaatggctgcaaaaaggcatgttattggcatatcggtggaaattatggccgataccgataaccctaaaaatgcagaatattggcccgatatatcggccaggctgaTTATCGGTTGACCCCTAAACTGAACACACACGAGGTTATCGTAAGATGACTTGTATTATATCCGGTTTTATTACCGTATTTGCCAGAAAGTTTGTGCTTTTTCTTTATTTCACgtcttcattcatcttcagtaagtgttGTATTCTGGGCAAGGTCACAGTTTCTCGCACACTGAACGGACCAATAGATGGAATAATGCTGTTAAATGTTTTGCACTAAATTGTAATTGTAAAAATCTCTGTTTCCTTGTCTGTCATTCTGTATTAGTTTTTGTTACTAGACAAAGCAGGAGAGCTGCAGCTTCCTGGAGGTTTGTGGTCCAAAGAGGACGGGTCCAATCCAGCCAAAGACAGCAGCACCATCGTACGCACTGCAGTGCGCTGTGTGACCGAGCAGACGGCTCTGGACCTTTCAGCTTGTACACAATGGTCAGTAAATACAGGATGCATACTACAGTTTCCCACTGTGGCCGATTCTCAGTGACGTAACACGTTTGGTCATGTTCTGCTTCATGTTCTGATTTCTAATCACAATTGACATCTTGTTGGCTGCGTTTCTCTTTTCAAGGCATAAAATGGCCGAGCTGAGATTACTTTCTGGGGATAAAATGGAGACGGTCGTCATCTTGATGCCAGATGTGTGGAATCTAGTGCCGACAATGGAAGAGTGGGCCAAGTTACAGGAAGAGCAAGGGGTTAGGACACCCACGTGCTGCATGTTAATCATACCTGAGAACACCAGCAAAACGTTCCTTGTTCATTTTGAATATTGTTTGTCTGTTGGGTTTTTCAGGAAAATGAGTCTCCTCTCCCTGATGCGCCCTCACTGGTAGTCCAACCCTCTGCAGGGTTCACACTGTCGACAGTGTCTCTCTCATCTTTATTAGAGCCACGGACATCACAGAGCAGAGATGCGTTTGAGGTTTGCAAGTCTTAAACACCCACGCAGCCaggcattccttttttttttttttttaaaacaaaggaTTTAGCAGTGTCTCCAGCAGCATGGAGGATCATGATTTTCCCACTTCTTAAACAACACCAGTAAAAGTGTGTGAGTCGGCTCACATCTAGGAAGTGTGCTTTTTCtgtttttgagctttttttttaataagaactTGTCCAGACATGAAATAGTGGAATGTTGGGATATGGTTCTTGTTCATTTTCCACTAAATTCAGAGACGAATGGAACCATAACAGTGATGATAAATgaaatcatgtgtgtgtgtgtgtgtgtgtgtggtattagGTGGGTTTGGTGAGCGAGCTCTTCAGCGAAATGCTCCAGAGGGATTTTGGTCTGCAGCTGTAccactccctctgcagcctgccTCAGACTCCGACTCCTGACTCGGAAATGCAGGCAGACGACAGCAGCGCTGCCCTGGTACACACACCTcctctgaacttttttttttaaatgatatacTATACTCGCTTTTGACAATTTTTCCTTCCAATCGCCAATATGCTGAAATGTTCATAACCCCT
Coding sequences within:
- the ccar2 gene encoding cell cycle and apoptosis regulator protein 2 isoform X2 — protein: MTMTISLTNPLGAVMRLNRDTCYISNQEEEDEEEADNSDKLVYKRIQGIEMRQRVFTGVVTQLQDRHGTVDRDVRFAMSVVVGRAPLVGEKVLVKAVQDPSQSVKWTAQRVQVLNGQPFKSPPPLLHSTTPNLTPSILGNKRQPLLKSPKIPPLIPGMQPNPGGMLQLPHHQKLPWPAPWGVGSRKRHNEVVASRRGRHWEEAGGSWGGDNAHQKRRRWKAPSEEETSKKSTSQPSTSTPFFSFFSRDSQACDNVELQRRYPHLHSPLSLFHVQLCWPESFPSSQPLPLAGPCHFHVGSQLPRTALIPSPDSTDDAIFSVKVLLLSMPGVEDFYTQCCNYAEDTKAHGDAVHPTALFKFLLLDKAGELQLPGGLWSKEDGSNPAKDSSTIVRTAVRCVTEQTALDLSACTQWHKMAELRLLSGDKMETVVILMPDVWNLVPTMEEWAKLQEEQGENESPLPDAPSLVVQPSAGFTLSTVSLSSLLEPRTSQSRDAFEVGLVSELFSEMLQRDFGLQLYHSLCSLPQTPTPDSEMQADDSSAALDDEVKNTSQDMRKKGVSDAKKTANKKEEEDTKMEDEQERSEHQAENQEEAESRAEGVEAPTADALDNQSLKDIELPRRVLLSWVFFDRQLSGALREEDVQNILLSLGLYLTTAQAQDLVRKMSVDGKCVYRKLCSRWTETDEVACDLSAEGNKSLLPGLPRKEKGSTRRSSNNANPDVINYKGTVLNIPNLLQCLESSKTAQHEMEKRITDLQAMLEAAKAKPVSDEQQQLKSRLEKAEALNKTYEKNLKENAGHMLTVIEKMQKMVDQTTSLTRTKEVKGDKD
- the ccar2 gene encoding cell cycle and apoptosis regulator protein 2 isoform X1 → MGSQTFKHHCIYGAVMRLNRDTCYISNQEEEDEEEADNSDKLVYKRIQGIEMRQRVFTGVVTQLQDRHGTVDRDVRFAMSVVVGRAPLVGEKVLVKAVQDPSQSVKWTAQRVQVLNGQPFKSPPPLLHSTTPNLTPSILGNKRQPLLKSPKIPPLIPGMQPNPGGMLQLPHHQKLPWPAPWGVGSRKRHNEVVASRRGRHWEEAGGSWGGDNAHQKRRRWKAPSEEETSKKSTSQPSTSTPFFSFFSRDSQACDNVELQRRYPHLHSPLSLFHVQLCWPESFPSSQPLPLAGPCHFHVGSQLPRTALIPSPDSTDDAIFSVKVLLLSMPGVEDFYTQCCNYAEDTKAHGDAVHPTALFKFLLLDKAGELQLPGGLWSKEDGSNPAKDSSTIVRTAVRCVTEQTALDLSACTQWHKMAELRLLSGDKMETVVILMPDVWNLVPTMEEWAKLQEEQGENESPLPDAPSLVVQPSAGFTLSTVSLSSLLEPRTSQSRDAFEVGLVSELFSEMLQRDFGLQLYHSLCSLPQTPTPDSEMQADDSSAALDDEVKNTSQDMRKKGVSDAKKTANKKEEEDTKMEDEQERSEHQAENQEEAESRAEGVEAPTADALDNQSLKDIELPRRVLLSWVFFDRQLSGALREEDVQNILLSLGLYLTTAQAQDLVRKMSVDGKCVYRKLCSRWTETDEVACDLSAEGNKSLLPGLPRKEKGSTRRSSNNANPDVINYKGTVLNIPNLLQCLESSKTAQHEMEKRITDLQAMLEAAKAKPVSDEQQQLKSRLEKAEALNKTYEKNLKENAGHMLTVIEKMQKMVDQTTSLTRTKEVKGDKD
- the ccar2 gene encoding cell cycle and apoptosis regulator protein 2 isoform X3, which produces MRMGLGKGAVMRLNRDTCYISNQEEEDEEEADNSDKLVYKRIQGIEMRQRVFTGVVTQLQDRHGTVDRDVRFAMSVVVGRAPLVGEKVLVKAVQDPSQSVKWTAQRVQVLNGQPFKSPPPLLHSTTPNLTPSILGNKRQPLLKSPKIPPLIPGMQPNPGGMLQLPHHQKLPWPAPWGVGSRKRHNEVVASRRGRHWEEAGGSWGGDNAHQKRRRWKAPSEEETSKKSTSQPSTSTPFFSFFSRDSQACDNVELQRRYPHLHSPLSLFHVQLCWPESFPSSQPLPLAGPCHFHVGSQLPRTALIPSPDSTDDAIFSVKVLLLSMPGVEDFYTQCCNYAEDTKAHGDAVHPTALFKFLLLDKAGELQLPGGLWSKEDGSNPAKDSSTIVRTAVRCVTEQTALDLSACTQWHKMAELRLLSGDKMETVVILMPDVWNLVPTMEEWAKLQEEQGENESPLPDAPSLVVQPSAGFTLSTVSLSSLLEPRTSQSRDAFEVGLVSELFSEMLQRDFGLQLYHSLCSLPQTPTPDSEMQADDSSAALDDEVKNTSQDMRKKGVSDAKKTANKKEEEDTKMEDEQERSEHQAENQEEAESRAEGVEAPTADALDNQSLKDIELPRRVLLSWVFFDRQLSGALREEDVQNILLSLGLYLTTAQAQDLVRKMSVDGKCVYRKLCSRWTETDEVACDLSAEGNKSLLPGLPRKEKGSTRRSSNNANPDVINYKGTVLNIPNLLQCLESSKTAQHEMEKRITDLQAMLEAAKAKPVSDEQQQLKSRLEKAEALNKTYEKNLKENAGHMLTVIEKMQKMVDQTTSLTRTKEVKGDKD